The region TTGCGCCGGTGATGGCATAGACCAATGAAAACCCAAAAATAAAAACTGCCGAACCCAGCGCCGCCAGAATTAAATATTTCAGCCCACCTTCCGCTGACCGGGCATCCTGAGGGCAATAGGCTGTCAGCAAGACCAGAGGAAATGTCGCCAATTCAAGCCCAACATACAATAAGACCAGCTCCGTGCCTGATGCCAAAAAGAGCATGCCCAAGGTGGAAGCCAGCAATAATACAAAAAATTCACCCAGCGGTCTTTTCCAAACCAGGTCAAAATCCCAGGCACATAAAATCACCAGGGCGGCGGTTCCCAAAATAATCGCTTTTATGTACCGGCCGATGCCGTCCAAAACAAAAGCCTGCTGAAAACCACCCAAAGGCGCCCACCATAAACTTGCCAGCGCCAACACTGTCCCGAGCAATGCCGTCACGGACAGCCACTTACGCTGACCTGATTTCACCATCAGATCTAAAACCAAGAGAACCGCCATGGTGATTGCAATAATTATTTCAGGTTGAAGATGGTACCAGTTCATCATTGAACAGCTCCCAACAGCGCATGAATCGGCTCAATACTCAAATTAATAAATTGAATCAATACTTTCGGGTAAATCCCCACCGCGAGCAACACCAACATTAAAATACTCAGACAAAGTTTTTCAATAAAATTAGCATCCGAAATGATTGCAAAGGCGGTTTTTTCAGGTCCAAAAAATATTTTCTGGACAACCCGCAACACATAAATGGCCGTAAATAAAATACCGGTTACTGCAATAACAGTTAAGATGGGTCTTACTTGAAACGCGCCCAGAAAAACCAGCAACTCAGCGACAAATCCGGAAAATCCGGGCAACCCGAGGGAAACCAACCCGCCGACAGTAAATGCCATGGCTAAAAAAGGCATTTTTTTTGCCAATCCGCCCATCTCGGGAATAATTCGCGTATGGGTCCTGCCATAAACCATCCCCACCAGGGCGAAGAAAAGACCGGTCATAATGCCGTGGGAAAACATCTGCAAAACCGCACCATTTAAAGCAATGGGATGAAGTGTGCAAATACCCAGCAAAACAATCCCCATGTGCGAGACCGACGAATAGGCAATCACATATTTAAGATCGGTTTGGGCCATAGCCACCATGGCACCGTAAACAATATTAACCAAGGTAAACAGCGCCAAATAGGGTGCCCAAAAACTCGCCCCAATGGGCAGCAATTCAATCCCAATACGGATAATACCAAAAGCCCCCAGCTTCATCAGAACGCCGGCATGCAGCATGGAAACCGCTGTTGGTGCCGAAGCATGTCCGTCCGGCGACCAAGTATGAAAAGGCCAAAATCCTGCCAGTATTCCGAAACCCAAAAACAGGACCGGGAAAACTATTTTTTGAAACCCGGGTGTAAACATTTTTTGAGCAATTATCTCAAGATGAAAATTCTGAACAGCGCCGCTAAAATACAGCGCAAGGATTCCCACCAGCATCAGTGCGCTCCCCAGCATCAAATAAAGCGTCAGCTTCATGGCGGAGTACTCTTTTTTTCCGGTCCCCCAAATGCCGATCAACAGATACATCGGCAATACTGCGATCTCGTAAAAAAGGAAGAAAAGAAACAAATCACGGGAAATAAACACGCCGAACACGCCGGTGACCAATACCAACAGAAATGCAAAAAATTCCTGAGGCCGGTTGTCGACTTCCCAGGATGCCAAAACACCGGTAAAAATAATAATCGCAGTTAAAATGACCATGACAAGTCCCATGCCGTCTACTGCCAGGGCATATTGAATCCCGATGGAAGGAATCAATGGCATGGTCACCGCAAGCTGATAACCGCCGGCAGCACCATCAAAACGCATCACCAATAGGGTTGTCAGTATCACCGCCAGCACGGTTCCGGCCAGCGCTGCCCAACGGGGCCAGGTCGTGCGTTCACGCGGCAAAAACATGATCACCAGCGCCGTCACCAGCGGTGTGGCCAAAATACTTGATAACAACATGAAAAACACTCCTTATCGTGCTAGTGCGAACACGATGGACGTAAGTCCATCGATGAAGCAAGTAAAAATATCGCCGAAGGTGGAGCACCGAATATGGTTTTTAACTACTCGGTGCGACATCCTGCCATGCTCTAGGCAGGGCGAACATCTCTCGACAAAAATACCACGGACAGCCTGCCCGGCGTATGCCGGGTAAATCCGTGAATTTTTATAGAATGGTACCTTTACAGCAAAAACGCCATGACATCGTCATTGGCAATCAGCAAGGTAACGATCATCACAATCAATCCGACAAAAAACGCCAGCAAATAGGCATGCAGTCGTCCTACTTGCAACCGGCGCATACCTTCGCCGCCAACCCGGCAGAGCCAGGCTAAACCATCCACCGCGCCGTCAATAATGTGCCGGTCAAACCAAGCCAGCCCTTCCGAAAGGGCAAACAGCACATAGCGGACAAAAAAAGCATATAGTTCATCAATATAATATTTGTTGCCAATCAACCGGTGCCAAAAAGAAAATCGCCGCTCCAAAAGTGCAGCTGACACCGCTTTTTGCGCATAAACAATATAGGCCCAACCAAAACCAAGGACCGCAGCTAAAAAAGCAAACATGGGAATCAAACGGTTATGATGGCTCGCTGTTTCTTGAACAGCCCCAAAGGCATGCGCGATAAAACGACTAAAGCTGTTGTGGAAAAATCCCAAACCAATAGAAAGCAATGCCAAAAAAATAAGCGGTACTGTCATATTGGGGGGGGATTCATGTCCGCGATGCCCATGCGACGGTTGACCGGCAAAAACAATAAAAAACATCCGGAAAATATAGAAACTGGTCAACAACGCAGTCACCAGACCAATCACCAACAAATCCATGCGCCCGGCATCAAACGCGGCAAACAAAATAGCGTCCTTGCTAAAAAAACCGGAAAAAGGAAAAACACCTGCCAATGCCAATGAAGCAACCAACATGGTTGTCCCGGTAATTCCCATCCGCCGCAGCAAACCACCCATCTCCCAGATATTATTGGTATGCACTGCATGAATGATCGATCCGGCGCCTAAAAAAAGCAGTGCTTTGAATGCCGCATGGGTCATCAAATGAAACAAGCCGGCACTGTAACCGCCGCACCCCAGGGCCATCATCATATACCCCAGTTGTGAAATCGTGGAAAATGCCAAAATACGTTTGATGTCATTTTGTACACAGCCGATGCTGGCGGAAAAAATCGCGGTAAAGCCTCCCACATAAGCGATCACCAGCATCGCTGTTTCAGACGCCTGAAAAACCGGATAGACCCGCGCCACAAAAAAAACACCGGCCGCCACCATCGTTGCTGCATGAATCAACGCAGAAACCGGTGTCGGACCTTCCATGGCATCCGGCAGCCAAACATGCAGAGGAAATTGTGCACTCTTGCCGGCCGCGCCTGCAAAAATAAGCAATGCCAGCAGGGTTGCCATGCCACCGCTTAACTTCCCCGCTGTTGCCGCCTGACCGATTTCAATAACATTAAAGGTATTCAGCAGAAATCCCAGCAGCAATATTGCGATTAAAAATCCCAAATCACCAAACCGGGTCACAATAAACGCTTTTTTTCCGGCATTGGCAGCTTCGGGTTTCTGATACCAAAACCCGATCAATAAATAAGAGGAAAGACCCACCAATTCCCAGAACATATAAATCATAACCAGATTGTTGGCCATAACCAGCCCGATCATGGAAAAGGTGAACAGCGATATATAGGAAAAATAGCGGGGTTTGTCCGGGTCCTCCGCCATATATCCCAGGGAATATATCTGCACCATCAAGGAAATAAATGTAACCAGCACCAGCATCAAAACTGAAAGCGGATCAATCAACATGCCGGCTTCCAAAGCCAGCTTGCCGGCTGATTCAACCCAGGGAACAGTGACCTGATTAACACCGGGATTGACAATCAGCCTGGTCAATAGTTTAAGCGAAATAATCAGTGCAAAAAACACGGCACCCGCAGTGATGCTCCCGGCAATTTTACTTGCCCGCCTGCCTAACAATGCTACCAGCGCAGCAGCCGCCAATGGCAGCACGGGAATAATCCAGGCATGGTCAATCATGCAAAACTCCTCATTTTCAGCTCATCCCTTTAAAAGCGTTAATTGGTCAAGATCCACATTTTTTTGCCTGCGATAGATTGCAATGACCAGGGCCAATCCCACTGCGGCTTCAGCCGCCGAAACGGTAATAATAAAAATAGCAAAAATCTGGCCGCCGGCATGTCCCAAAAAATAGGTTGCAGCAGTAAAATTCAAAGCCACTGCCAACATAATCAATTCGATTGCGAGTAAAAGCGCGATGGCATTCCTCCGGGTAAAAACACCATAAAGGCTGATGCCGAACAAAACAATTGAAACAATCAGATAGTGAATCATACTCAATCCTTCCATCATTGCGCCTCCTTGCCCCGGGCAATCACAATGGCGCCCACCAGTGCCGCCAACAACAGCACGGAGACCAATTCAAACGGCAATACATACTCGGTAAGTAATAAGCGGCCGATCTGTTGTACGGATACCGTATGGGCGGCCGAAACCGGCGCAATCGGTTGTACTAATACCACCCCGATTAATATGCCTGTCAGGGCGGCTGCAACCCCGGCACCAAGAATTTTGAGTTCATTGCTGGGCGGCAGTGTGGGCTTTTTAAACTGCCCGGTCAGCATCACAGCAAAAACACCGATCACCACTACAGCACCCACGTAAACCAAAATCACGACAAACGCTAAAAATTCGGCGGATAACGTCAGCATCAAACCGGCAACTGCCAGCGAGGCAACTGCCAAAGCCAATACCGCATACAACAAATTACGGCTGGTCACGGTCACCACCGCAGCAATGATGGCGATCATACTAAGAATATAAAAACCGATCGTAGCTAGTGTCATGCCGGACAAACTCCTTTTCTCTTCAACACGGTTGCGGTCAATCCTGCTTGCCGGGTAATCCGCCCCGCCATTTTTCATTAAACTCAATTGATTCATTCTGCAAATGCAGTGTCAACGCGGTTTTATCCGTCACCGCCAGTTCATGCTCATGTGACATACGCAGTGCATCAAACGGACAGACCTCCACGCATATCCCGCAAAATGTACACCGGTCCAGATGAAGTAAATAATCCTCCGCCTCTTTCTTGCCTGCGGCATTGGTCCGGCCGGTAATTTCAATGGACCCGTTGGGACAACTACGCTGACAAATCATGCAGGCGGTACAACGATTTTTTCCAGTTTCCGGATCACGCGGCAAAACAAGCCGGCCCCGGGTACGATCGGGCCATATCAAACGTTCCTCCGGATACTGAATTGTACAGGGCTTGGAAAAAAGTTGGCGCAGCGTTATCGCCAATCCTTTGACCAAGCTTATAACAACATCCCAGGGTTCTTTGAAAAATCGTTTCATTTCATCCTTTTCACTGCAGGGGCGGGGTTATCCCGCCCTACTATAAAATAATCATAATAAAATCAATATCAATCCGGTTATCAAAATATTAATAAATGCCAGCGGCGTCAACACTTTCCAGCATAAAGCCATAAGCTGATCGGTCCGCAGCCGTGGATACGTCCAGCGAAACCAAAAAAACAAAAATAAAATTGCGCCGGTTTTCAAAAGAAACCAGCACCATCCCGGCAGCAGGGGTCCGCGCCAACCGCCGAAAAACAGGGTTGCACCGAGCGCGCTCAGTACAAACATATTGACGTACTCTGCTAAAAAAAAATACGCAAACCGGATACCA is a window of bacterium DNA encoding:
- a CDS encoding NADH-quinone oxidoreductase subunit M; translation: MFFMLLSSILATPLVTALVIMFLPRERTTWPRWAALAGTVLAVILTTLLVMRFDGAAGGYQLAVTMPLIPSIGIQYALAVDGMGLVMVILTAIIIFTGVLASWEVDNRPQEFFAFLLVLVTGVFGVFISRDLFLFFLFYEIAVLPMYLLIGIWGTGKKEYSAMKLTLYLMLGSALMLVGILALYFSGAVQNFHLEIIAQKMFTPGFQKIVFPVLFLGFGILAGFWPFHTWSPDGHASAPTAVSMLHAGVLMKLGAFGIIRIGIELLPIGASFWAPYLALFTLVNIVYGAMVAMAQTDLKYVIAYSSVSHMGIVLLGICTLHPIALNGAVLQMFSHGIMTGLFFALVGMVYGRTHTRIIPEMGGLAKKMPFLAMAFTVGGLVSLGLPGFSGFVAELLVFLGAFQVRPILTVIAVTGILFTAIYVLRVVQKIFFGPEKTAFAIISDANFIEKLCLSILMLVLLAVGIYPKVLIQFINLSIEPIHALLGAVQ
- the nuoL gene encoding NADH-quinone oxidoreductase subunit L yields the protein MIDHAWIIPVLPLAAAALVALLGRRASKIAGSITAGAVFFALIISLKLLTRLIVNPGVNQVTVPWVESAGKLALEAGMLIDPLSVLMLVLVTFISLMVQIYSLGYMAEDPDKPRYFSYISLFTFSMIGLVMANNLVMIYMFWELVGLSSYLLIGFWYQKPEAANAGKKAFIVTRFGDLGFLIAILLLGFLLNTFNVIEIGQAATAGKLSGGMATLLALLIFAGAAGKSAQFPLHVWLPDAMEGPTPVSALIHAATMVAAGVFFVARVYPVFQASETAMLVIAYVGGFTAIFSASIGCVQNDIKRILAFSTISQLGYMMMALGCGGYSAGLFHLMTHAAFKALLFLGAGSIIHAVHTNNIWEMGGLLRRMGITGTTMLVASLALAGVFPFSGFFSKDAILFAAFDAGRMDLLVIGLVTALLTSFYIFRMFFIVFAGQPSHGHRGHESPPNMTVPLIFLALLSIGLGFFHNSFSRFIAHAFGAVQETASHHNRLIPMFAFLAAVLGFGWAYIVYAQKAVSAALLERRFSFWHRLIGNKYYIDELYAFFVRYVLFALSEGLAWFDRHIIDGAVDGLAWLCRVGGEGMRRLQVGRLHAYLLAFFVGLIVMIVTLLIANDDVMAFLL
- the nuoK gene encoding NADH-quinone oxidoreductase subunit NuoK, yielding MEGLSMIHYLIVSIVLFGISLYGVFTRRNAIALLLAIELIMLAVALNFTAATYFLGHAGGQIFAIFIITVSAAEAAVGLALVIAIYRRQKNVDLDQLTLLKG
- a CDS encoding NADH-quinone oxidoreductase subunit J, producing MIAIIAAVVTVTSRNLLYAVLALAVASLAVAGLMLTLSAEFLAFVVILVYVGAVVVIGVFAVMLTGQFKKPTLPPSNELKILGAGVAAALTGILIGVVLVQPIAPVSAAHTVSVQQIGRLLLTEYVLPFELVSVLLLAALVGAIVIARGKEAQ
- a CDS encoding NADH-quinone oxidoreductase subunit I, which codes for MKRFFKEPWDVVISLVKGLAITLRQLFSKPCTIQYPEERLIWPDRTRGRLVLPRDPETGKNRCTACMICQRSCPNGSIEITGRTNAAGKKEAEDYLLHLDRCTFCGICVEVCPFDALRMSHEHELAVTDKTALTLHLQNESIEFNEKWRGGLPGKQD